In Planctomonas sp. JC2975, the genomic stretch AGCCCAGCAGCGCAGCGGCGATCATCTTCTTGGGGGTGCGCTGCGCGTAGTCGCGCGGGGTCGGGCCGTGGACGATGCCACCGCCGGTCATCTGCGGGGCGCGGATGGAACCCTGACGGGCGCGGCCGGTGCCCTTCTGCTTGAACGGCTTGCGGCCGGCGCCGGAGACCTCTCCGCGGTTCTTGGTCTTGTGGGTGCCCTGGCGTGCGGCGGCGAGCTGCGCCACGACGACCTGGTGGATCAGCGGGACGTTCACCTGAACGTCGAAGATCTCCGCGGGCAGCTCGACGGAACCGGACTTCTTGCCGGCGGCGTCGAAAACGTCGATCGAGGTAGCCATGTGACTACGCTCCCTTCACTGCGTTGCGGACGAAGACGATGCGACCGCGTGCGCCGGGAACCGCGCCCTTGACGAGCAGCAGGCCCTTGCCGGCATCCACGGAGTGCACCGTGAGGTTCAGCACCGTGACGCGCTCGGCACCCATGCGACCGGCCATGCGCATGCCCTTGAAGACACGGCTGGGCGTCGAGGACGCGCCGATCGAACCCGGCTTGCGGTGGTTGCGGTGCGAACCGTGCGAAGCGGAGACGCCCTTGAAGTTGTGGCGCTTCATGACACCGGCGGTGCCCTTACCCTTCGAGGTTCCGACGACGTCGACCTTCTGGCCGGCCTCGAACGTTGCCTCGACGGTGAGCTCCTGGCCGGCCTCGTACGAGCCGGCATCCGCGGTGCGGATCTCGGTGAGGTGACGGCGCGGCGTGACGCCCGCCTTCTCGAAGTGACCGGTGGCCGGCTTGTTCACCTTGCGCGGGTCGATGGCACCCGTGGCGATCTGCACAGCGTTGTAGCCGTCGACCTCGGGGGTGCGCACCTGGGTGACCACGTTCGGGGTGATCTCGACGACGGTCACGGGGATGAGCTTGTTGTTCTCGTCCCACACCTGGGTCATGCCGAGCTTCTTGCCGAGCAGACCCTTGACGGTCTTGGTCTCAGTATTGGACATGGCTCGACCCCTACAGCTTGATCTCGATGTTGACGTCGGCCGGCAGGTCGAGGCGCATGAGCGAGTCGACGGCCTTCGGCGTCGGGTCGATGATGTCGATCAGCCGCTTGTGCGTGCGCATCTCGAAGTGCTCACGGCTGTCCTTGTACTTGTGGGGCGAACGGATGACGCACACCACGTTCTTCTCGGTGGGGAGCGGCACCGGCCCGACGACCTGAGCGCCGGCACGGGTCACCGT encodes the following:
- the rplD gene encoding 50S ribosomal protein L4, which gives rise to MATSIDVFDAAGKKSGSVELPAEIFDVQVNVPLIHQVVVAQLAAARQGTHKTKNRGEVSGAGRKPFKQKGTGRARQGSIRAPQMTGGGIVHGPTPRDYAQRTPKKMIAAALLGSLSDRARGERIHVVETLIAGDAPSTKDAVALLSSVATSKHVLVVTDRADENGLKSVRNLPTVHTIAFDQLNAYDVLVSDDIVFTKAAFDSFVASKTKKEEVNA
- the rplC gene encoding 50S ribosomal protein L3; the protein is MSNTETKTVKGLLGKKLGMTQVWDENNKLIPVTVVEITPNVVTQVRTPEVDGYNAVQIATGAIDPRKVNKPATGHFEKAGVTPRRHLTEIRTADAGSYEAGQELTVEATFEAGQKVDVVGTSKGKGTAGVMKRHNFKGVSASHGSHRNHRKPGSIGASSTPSRVFKGMRMAGRMGAERVTVLNLTVHSVDAGKGLLLVKGAVPGARGRIVFVRNAVKGA
- the rpsJ gene encoding 30S ribosomal protein S10, yielding MAGQKIRIRLKSYDHEVIDTSARKIVDTVTRAGAQVVGPVPLPTEKNVVCVIRSPHKYKDSREHFEMRTHKRLIDIIDPTPKAVDSLMRLDLPADVNIEIKL